A single region of the Selenomonas sp. oral taxon 920 genome encodes:
- a CDS encoding thiamine pyrophosphate-dependent enzyme: MSTEMTTHTEIDRGFEQFFRQNRLPHLWCPGCGNGTALKCIAEAIEGTAGFTQDNTVIVSGIGCSSRGSGYMDFDTVHTAHGRAIPFATGIKLARPELNVIVITGDGDCTAIGGNHFLHGCRRNVDLTVVLFNNNIYGMTGGQSSPTTPPGKMTATAPYGTIDRPLDACRIAEAAGATYVARSTAFHVKHLTQMIAGGLKNHGFALVEAMVQCPTAYGRKNKMGSPAAMLTWMKNSAVMKAAWDKLPPEKRAPEKFPIGLLYECTGEEYGMANAEIQRRAGGL, encoded by the coding sequence ATGAGCACGGAGATGACTACACACACGGAGATCGACCGCGGCTTCGAGCAATTCTTTCGTCAGAACCGCCTGCCCCACCTCTGGTGTCCGGGCTGCGGCAACGGCACGGCGCTGAAGTGTATCGCCGAGGCGATTGAGGGGACGGCGGGCTTTACGCAGGACAACACCGTCATTGTCTCCGGCATCGGCTGTTCCTCGCGCGGCTCGGGCTATATGGATTTCGACACGGTACATACAGCGCACGGACGAGCCATTCCGTTCGCAACCGGCATTAAACTCGCACGCCCTGAGCTGAACGTCATCGTCATCACAGGAGACGGCGACTGCACTGCCATTGGCGGCAACCATTTCCTGCACGGCTGTCGGCGCAATGTCGATCTGACGGTTGTGCTCTTCAACAACAACATCTACGGCATGACGGGCGGGCAGTCCTCGCCGACGACACCGCCGGGCAAAATGACGGCGACCGCACCATACGGGACGATCGACCGCCCGCTTGACGCGTGCCGCATCGCTGAGGCAGCAGGCGCGACCTATGTCGCACGCTCGACGGCGTTCCACGTCAAACATCTCACGCAGATGATTGCGGGCGGGCTCAAAAATCACGGCTTCGCCCTCGTCGAGGCGATGGTGCAGTGTCCGACCGCCTACGGGCGCAAGAACAAGATGGGATCACCCGCCGCGATGCTCACATGGATGAAGAACTCCGCCGTCATGAAGGCGGCATGGGACAAGCTTCCGCCCGAGAAGCGTGCACCGGAGAAGTTCCCCATCGGACTGCTCTACGAATGCACGGGCGAGGAGTACGGCATGGCAAACGCCGAGATTCAGCGTCGTGCGGGAGGGCTCTGA